A genome region from Schaalia sp. 19OD2882 includes the following:
- a CDS encoding multifunctional oxoglutarate decarboxylase/oxoglutarate dehydrogenase thiamine pyrophosphate-binding subunit/dihydrolipoyllysine-residue succinyltransferase subunit: protein MVTSTTQATGDQDKWYVERMRSRWEADPTSVDPSWQQFFAGEKRPAQIRDSVVPAPPAPPSSPGVPVPVATTPAVPQVPPTHSPAEATHPEPAPLSAVVTAEIEVEAAPEAETPRNVESVTRSDLPPAPRSRIEEATSPYTRQQSGHTASALTSQALQEDAVEPLRGVARATAKNMDESLTVPTATSQRDIPAKLFIENRLIINQHLARTIGGKVSFTHLIGYAVVEALCELPQLNVRYGVEGTKATLTRHAHVGLGLAIDVTNAKGERVLMVPAIKNADTLTFMEFVDAYQDVVRRARTGELGAADFAGVTVTLTNPGTLGTTTSVPRLMVGQGLIVGVGTTDYPAAYRGVPAKRLASLGIGKTMYMSSTYDHRVIQGAASGEFLRLVDTKLTGRDGFYDRVFTSLHIPHQPYVWEPDHEYDAEREKGKPARIVELIHAYRSRGHLAADTDPLAYRVRRHPDLSLQRYGLSVWDLDRSFPTGNFGDQEQMLLRDILERLRDTYTRSVGIEYMHIQDPQQRRWVQERIEQPYEPPTASERHRILDTLVRAEAFEEFLQTKYVGQKRFSLEGGESLIPLLDQILASSARTGIHEVAIGMAHRGRLNVLANLAGKSYGQIFSEFEGNQDPRTVQGSGDVKYHLGTEGVYQVEDGVATKVYLAANPSHLEAADGVLEGIVRAKQDLLGDSELPVVPILVHGDAAFIGQGVVQECLNMSQLAGYRTGGTIHVIVNNQIGFTTGPTSGRSTRYPTDLAKGLQVPILHVNADDPEQVVRVAQLAADYRNEFHKDVLIDMVCYRRRGHNEGDDPSMTQPVMYNLISRIPSTRTVYVRNLVGRGQLTKEEAAQTIADYEAELGAILEETRQHGWSPDAGARDQEGWEVPESQRPGQGMMIGWTSAAPAQALARIGDAQVAFPEGFTPHPKIRQLCEKRREMALGKTRIDWGFGELLALGTLLMEGTPVRLSGQDSRRATFVQRHAVLHDHTNGREFTPLQFLTGDQASFTILDSPLSEYAVMAFEYGYSVERPDALVIWEAQFGDFAIGAQTVIDEFVSSAEQKWGQRSSVVLMLPHGYEGQGPDHSSARIERYLQLCAEDNMWVVQPSTPANHFHMLRTQAYARPRRPLVAITPKQLLRLSAATSELAEFTHGRFVPVHGEADGTIGAAGSPRVDRVMLCTGRLYYDLVRERANREDASTAILRLEQLHPLPTTELAAELAKYPGAEILWVQDEPANQGAWGFLALNLFPELGLAVRRVSRPASASTAAGRGALHQQQQRMLLDEAFAR, encoded by the coding sequence ATGGTGACTTCGACGACCCAAGCCACAGGAGACCAGGACAAGTGGTACGTGGAGCGGATGCGCTCCCGATGGGAAGCGGACCCCACGTCCGTGGACCCCTCGTGGCAGCAGTTTTTCGCAGGCGAAAAGCGACCCGCCCAAATCCGCGACTCCGTGGTGCCGGCACCACCGGCCCCGCCCTCGTCCCCCGGCGTCCCCGTGCCCGTGGCCACCACCCCGGCGGTGCCCCAGGTGCCCCCGACCCACTCCCCTGCCGAGGCCACCCACCCCGAGCCGGCACCACTCAGCGCCGTCGTCACCGCGGAGATCGAGGTCGAGGCCGCCCCCGAAGCCGAGACCCCGCGCAATGTCGAGTCGGTGACACGCTCCGACCTGCCCCCCGCACCCCGGTCCCGCATCGAAGAGGCCACCTCCCCCTACACGCGCCAGCAGTCCGGCCACACCGCCTCGGCCCTGACCTCCCAAGCACTTCAGGAAGACGCAGTCGAACCCCTCAGGGGCGTCGCGCGGGCCACTGCGAAGAACATGGACGAATCCCTCACCGTCCCCACGGCCACCTCGCAGAGGGACATTCCCGCCAAACTCTTCATCGAGAACCGCCTCATCATCAACCAGCACCTGGCGCGCACCATCGGCGGCAAGGTCTCCTTCACGCACCTCATCGGCTACGCAGTGGTCGAAGCCCTGTGCGAGCTGCCGCAGTTGAACGTGCGCTACGGCGTCGAGGGCACCAAGGCGACCCTGACCCGACATGCCCACGTGGGCCTGGGGCTGGCCATCGACGTGACCAACGCCAAGGGCGAACGGGTCCTCATGGTGCCCGCCATCAAGAACGCCGACACGCTGACCTTCATGGAATTCGTCGACGCCTACCAGGACGTCGTGCGCAGGGCCCGCACGGGCGAACTGGGTGCTGCGGACTTCGCCGGGGTCACCGTCACCTTGACCAACCCCGGCACCCTGGGCACCACCACCTCCGTGCCCCGTCTCATGGTCGGCCAAGGGCTCATCGTCGGGGTCGGAACCACGGACTACCCGGCCGCCTACCGGGGAGTGCCCGCCAAGCGCCTGGCCTCACTCGGCATCGGCAAGACCATGTACATGTCCTCCACCTACGACCACCGCGTCATCCAGGGCGCCGCCTCCGGCGAGTTCCTGAGACTGGTCGACACGAAACTCACCGGCCGCGACGGCTTCTACGACCGCGTCTTCACCTCACTGCACATCCCGCACCAGCCCTATGTGTGGGAGCCCGACCACGAGTACGACGCCGAGCGCGAGAAGGGCAAGCCGGCCCGCATCGTCGAACTCATCCACGCCTACCGTTCGCGCGGACACTTGGCGGCCGACACCGATCCGCTGGCGTACCGGGTGCGACGCCACCCCGACCTGTCCCTGCAGCGCTACGGATTGTCCGTGTGGGACCTGGACCGGTCCTTCCCCACCGGCAACTTCGGCGACCAGGAGCAGATGCTGCTGCGCGACATCCTCGAACGCCTGCGCGACACCTACACGCGCAGTGTCGGAATCGAGTACATGCACATCCAGGACCCGCAACAGCGCCGATGGGTCCAGGAACGCATCGAGCAGCCCTACGAACCGCCCACCGCCTCCGAGAGGCACCGCATCCTGGACACCTTGGTGCGGGCCGAGGCCTTCGAGGAATTCCTCCAGACCAAGTACGTGGGTCAAAAGCGTTTCTCCCTGGAGGGCGGAGAGTCCCTCATCCCGCTGCTCGACCAGATCCTTGCCAGCAGTGCACGCACCGGCATCCACGAGGTCGCCATCGGCATGGCCCACCGTGGCCGCCTCAATGTGCTGGCGAACCTGGCCGGGAAGAGCTACGGCCAGATCTTCTCCGAATTCGAGGGCAACCAGGATCCCCGCACCGTCCAGGGCTCCGGTGACGTCAAGTACCACTTGGGCACCGAAGGCGTCTACCAAGTGGAGGACGGGGTCGCCACCAAGGTCTACCTTGCAGCCAACCCCTCGCACCTGGAGGCCGCAGACGGAGTCCTCGAAGGCATCGTCCGCGCCAAACAGGACCTGCTGGGCGACTCCGAACTGCCGGTGGTGCCGATCCTCGTCCACGGTGACGCGGCCTTCATCGGCCAAGGCGTCGTCCAGGAATGTCTGAACATGAGCCAACTTGCCGGCTACCGCACCGGCGGCACCATCCACGTCATCGTCAACAACCAGATCGGGTTCACCACCGGCCCGACCTCGGGTCGCTCCACCCGCTACCCGACCGACCTGGCCAAGGGCCTGCAGGTGCCGATCCTGCACGTCAACGCGGACGACCCGGAACAAGTGGTGCGGGTGGCCCAGTTGGCCGCCGACTACCGGAACGAATTCCACAAGGACGTCCTCATCGACATGGTGTGCTACCGGCGTCGCGGACACAACGAGGGCGACGACCCGTCCATGACCCAGCCGGTCATGTACAACCTCATCTCCCGCATCCCCTCCACCCGCACCGTCTACGTGCGCAACCTCGTCGGTCGCGGCCAACTGACCAAGGAGGAGGCCGCACAGACCATCGCCGACTACGAGGCCGAGCTCGGCGCCATCCTCGAGGAGACCCGCCAACACGGCTGGTCGCCCGATGCCGGCGCCCGCGACCAGGAGGGCTGGGAGGTCCCCGAGTCCCAGCGCCCCGGCCAGGGCATGATGATCGGCTGGACCTCGGCGGCCCCCGCCCAGGCGCTGGCCCGCATCGGGGACGCCCAGGTGGCATTTCCCGAAGGTTTCACCCCACACCCCAAGATCCGCCAACTGTGCGAGAAGCGGCGTGAGATGGCGCTGGGCAAGACGCGCATCGACTGGGGATTCGGTGAACTGCTTGCACTTGGCACCCTGCTCATGGAAGGCACGCCCGTGCGCTTGTCCGGCCAGGACTCCCGCCGCGCCACATTCGTCCAACGCCACGCGGTCCTGCACGACCACACGAACGGGCGCGAGTTCACCCCCCTGCAATTCCTCACCGGGGACCAGGCCAGTTTCACGATCCTCGACTCGCCCCTGTCGGAGTACGCGGTCATGGCATTCGAGTACGGCTACTCGGTGGAGCGCCCGGACGCCCTGGTGATCTGGGAGGCCCAATTCGGCGACTTCGCCATCGGCGCCCAGACCGTCATCGACGAATTCGTGTCCTCTGCGGAGCAGAAGTGGGGTCAGCGTTCCTCCGTGGTCCTCATGCTCCCCCACGGGTACGAGGGCCAGGGCCCGGACCACTCCTCTGCCCGCATCGAGCGCTACCTGCAGCTGTGCGCCGAGGACAACATGTGGGTGGTCCAGCCCTCCACCCCGGCCAACCACTTCCACATGCTGCGCACCCAGGCCTATGCGCGCCCTCGCAGACCCCTGGTGGCCATCACCCCGAAGCAACTGCTGCGCCTTTCTGCGGCCACCTCGGAATTGGCGGAGTTCACCCACGGCCGCTTCGTGCCCGTCCACGGCGAGGCGGATGGGACGATCGGGGCGGCGGGCTCGCCCCGGGTCGACCGTGTCATGTTGTGCACGGGGCGCCTGTACTACGACCTCGTACGCGAACGCGCGAACCGGGAGGACGCCTCCACTGCGATCCTGCGTCTGGAACAGCTCCACCCGCTGCCCACCACGGAGCTGGCGGCCGAACTCGCGAAGTACCCGGGGGCGGAGATCCTGTGGGTCCAGGACGAGCCGGCCAACCAAGGTGCGTGGGGCTTCCTCGCCCTCAACCTCTTCCCCGAACTCGGCCTGGCGGTGCGCCGCGTCAGCCGACCCGCCTCCGCCTCCACGGCCGCCGGCCGAGGCGCCCTGCACCAGCAGCAACAGCGCATGCTGTTGGACGAAGCCTTCGCCCGCTGA
- a CDS encoding hemolysin family protein, whose amino-acid sequence MLDLLMILLGVALTVGTFLFVSAEFSLVALDQAVVERRAAEGDRSAEQVLRATRSLSTQLSGSQVGITLTTILLGWTTQRTVADMSARALDSVGLTSAVSTTVGVVVAALAVNALSMLFGELVPKNLALSHPMRTAALVVPFQMAFTSVFGPLVRLLNAVSNWILARMGIEPQEEISAARSASELAALVRHSAQEGTLDTSTAALLTKSIRVGELSAVDVMTDRGLVHFLPEDATAQDVVDRARETGHSRFPVIGEDSDDVLGIVSLRRAIGVPFERRTEVPVVSQSLLAPAPRVPETLELGPLMVQLRDGGVQMAVVLDEYGGVSGIVTLEDVVEEIVGEVSDEHDHRRLGIRTRSDGVLLVPGTLRPDELLERAGVALPDDGPWDTVAGLVMTQLGRVPVVGDVTEVAGSVLEVTQVQGRRVTQIALTPPPERDGEAIDPLGRGEPEEGAR is encoded by the coding sequence ATCCTCGACCTGCTCATGATCCTGTTGGGCGTGGCCCTGACCGTCGGGACCTTCCTGTTCGTCTCCGCCGAATTCTCACTGGTGGCCCTTGACCAGGCGGTCGTCGAAAGGCGTGCCGCCGAAGGGGACCGCTCCGCCGAACAGGTCCTTCGTGCCACACGCTCCCTGTCCACCCAACTCTCCGGTTCACAGGTCGGCATCACACTCACCACGATCCTTCTGGGCTGGACCACCCAGAGGACCGTTGCGGACATGAGCGCCAGAGCGCTCGACTCCGTCGGACTCACGTCGGCGGTGTCCACCACCGTCGGCGTGGTCGTCGCAGCCCTGGCCGTCAACGCCTTGTCCATGCTCTTCGGAGAGCTGGTCCCCAAGAACCTCGCCCTGTCGCACCCCATGCGCACCGCCGCACTGGTCGTCCCCTTCCAGATGGCATTCACCTCCGTCTTCGGCCCCTTGGTGCGCCTGCTCAACGCGGTGTCCAACTGGATCCTTGCCCGCATGGGCATCGAACCCCAGGAAGAGATCTCCGCCGCACGTTCCGCATCAGAGCTGGCCGCCCTCGTGCGACACAGCGCTCAGGAAGGCACCTTGGACACCTCCACCGCGGCCCTGCTCACCAAGTCGATCCGCGTGGGTGAACTCTCCGCCGTCGACGTGATGACCGACCGCGGCCTGGTCCATTTCCTGCCCGAGGACGCCACCGCCCAGGACGTGGTCGACCGTGCGCGAGAGACCGGGCACTCGCGTTTCCCCGTCATCGGCGAGGACTCAGACGACGTCCTCGGAATCGTCTCGCTGCGACGGGCCATTGGCGTGCCCTTCGAGAGGCGCACCGAGGTGCCTGTCGTCTCCCAGTCACTGCTCGCCCCGGCCCCCCGCGTGCCCGAGACCCTGGAACTGGGCCCCCTCATGGTCCAGTTGCGCGACGGGGGCGTGCAGATGGCGGTCGTCCTGGACGAGTACGGCGGAGTCTCGGGCATCGTCACCTTGGAGGACGTCGTCGAGGAGATCGTCGGCGAGGTCTCCGACGAACACGACCACCGGCGCCTTGGCATCCGCACCCGCTCGGACGGGGTGCTCCTGGTGCCCGGGACACTGCGCCCCGACGAATTGCTCGAACGCGCCGGAGTCGCCCTGCCCGACGACGGCCCCTGGGACACGGTGGCGGGCCTGGTCATGACGCAACTCGGACGCGTCCCCGTCGTCGGAGACGTCACCGAGGTGGCGGGATCGGTCCTGGAGGTCACCCAGGTCCAGGGACGCAGGGTCACGCAGATCGCCCTGACCCCTCCACCCGAACGTGACGGGGAGGCCATCGATCCCCTCGGGCGGGGAGAGCCGGAGGAGGGTGCGCGATGA
- a CDS encoding hemolysin family protein: MSTTLALVLTVLLLAVNAFFVAGEFATTSTRRSQVEPLVEAGARGSTQAMYALEHVSLMLAICQLGITVASTSLGVVAEPAIAHLVEMPLERIGLPAASSHAVGFTAALVLVLVAHVVLGEMVPKNVSIASPVRILLVLAPPLVALGRVLRPVIQAMDATANWFLRRLSVEPRSEISSTFTVEEVASIVELSQQEGMIEDELGLLSGTLEFSTETAETAMVPLADLVVLPRTVTPEQVEREVARTGFSRFPVSDEDGRVCGYVHLKDVLHAVGQQRAEPVEPWRIRRLESVRAGDEVEDALRHMQRTGTHCAEVKDSSGAAVGVLFLEDILEELVGEVRDSLQRDGRL; encoded by the coding sequence ATGAGCACGACCCTCGCCCTCGTCCTGACGGTCCTCCTGCTGGCCGTCAACGCCTTCTTCGTCGCAGGGGAATTCGCCACCACCTCCACCAGACGTTCCCAGGTCGAGCCCCTCGTGGAGGCGGGCGCTCGCGGCTCCACGCAGGCCATGTACGCCCTCGAACACGTTTCCCTCATGCTCGCCATCTGCCAGCTCGGCATCACGGTGGCCTCCACCTCGCTCGGTGTGGTGGCCGAACCCGCCATCGCCCACTTGGTCGAGATGCCGCTGGAGCGGATCGGCCTGCCTGCCGCCTCCTCGCACGCAGTGGGCTTCACGGCGGCACTGGTCCTGGTGCTCGTGGCGCACGTGGTCCTTGGGGAGATGGTCCCCAAGAACGTGTCCATCGCCTCCCCGGTGCGGATCCTGCTGGTCCTGGCGCCGCCGCTGGTGGCCCTTGGTCGCGTGCTGCGTCCAGTCATCCAGGCGATGGATGCGACTGCGAACTGGTTCCTCCGCCGCCTGAGTGTGGAACCGCGTTCGGAGATCTCCTCGACCTTCACCGTGGAGGAGGTGGCCTCCATCGTCGAACTCTCCCAACAGGAGGGAATGATCGAAGACGAACTCGGGCTGCTCTCGGGCACCCTGGAGTTCTCCACGGAGACCGCCGAGACGGCCATGGTGCCGCTGGCCGACCTTGTCGTCCTGCCGCGAACTGTCACACCCGAGCAGGTCGAACGGGAGGTGGCCCGGACCGGGTTCTCGCGTTTCCCCGTCAGCGACGAGGACGGGCGCGTGTGCGGATACGTCCACCTCAAGGACGTACTGCATGCGGTGGGGCAGCAGCGGGCCGAGCCCGTGGAGCCCTGGAGGATCCGTCGTCTGGAATCGGTCAGAGCCGGTGACGAGGTCGAGGACGCCCTGCGGCACATGCAACGCACGGGCACGCACTGCGCGGAGGTCAAGGACTCCTCGGGGGCTGCCGTGGGGGTCCTGTTCCTTGAGGACATCCTCGAAGAACTCGTCGGCGAGGTGCGTGACTCCTTGCAGCGGGACGGACGATTGTGA